A region of the Amphiprion ocellaris isolate individual 3 ecotype Okinawa chromosome 22, ASM2253959v1, whole genome shotgun sequence genome:
TGAGTGTGAGACAGACGGAGCTAGTAGAGGAACGGCTTCTCTTTTAGAAGTATAGAAGGTCGGATATGGCGGCCGGCAGATGTGTCATCACCTGCGCTCTGATCCACCAGTGTGGCTCTATGGGGTTGTATCTCGTGTAGGGACGCTTGGACATGACGGCGTCGGTGATGTCGTCCAGAACAGGCGCCACATCTCTCTGTCCGCTGTTGCAATAAGAGCGCATCAGGGCCATGTGCTGCTCAAAGTGGGTTTTCCCATAATCCTCCTTCACGTCGGAAGGCGCCTCGTTCCACAGCTTGTTGGCCGTGGAGGCCACAATGTCACGGGTCAGGATGCCAGTGGCCACGATGAAGTTCCCCGGTTCGATTATGGACACTTTCACTCCCCAAGTCTTCATCTCGTAGCGAAGGCAGTCAGAAAAAGCTTCCACACCATATTTAGACACACAGTACGGTGATCGCATCGCATTTCCCATCCTCCCGTACATACTGGCCAGGTTCACAACACGACCTGCAGTCAAGAGATATAAAGGCAGCAGAAATACACTCAGGATTTTATAATAATGTCCAACCAACGCTCTGAGGATACCAGTCTTTTAACAACTCTTACAGTGGATGATGAAAGGATTACagttaaataaaattcaaaattaaGCCTCTGGTGCAGAGTCCAGAGTTCAACTGTCTTTAGCAACATTCTTAACAAAATCCTGGTTGGGACCTTTGCTTAGATGAGCAAATAATTTAACTACATCACTGTTTCTTGCACCACACCGCTCTCCAGTTGCCTACTGTCTGGTAAGTTTGTTTACTGACAACTACTGTGACATTTGGATATCTTAACTAGTAAATGAACAACTCATCTACTCACTTGTTGTTCCATTTTAAAGGTTATTGAATGAATTACCAGTCACAGTTCAAACCACTGgtgtcatgttttctttcaaatgtcACATAAAAACAGCCAATTGCCAATTTATcattactgtaaaatatattcttttcattttacactttttttacattgacatttttgttaCTTTCTTTACTTGTAACCATGTTCAGATATGTTCGCTAGAAATGTTCTCATAATgtcaaaagtttaattttaccTTATGGGGAAGgggtttttctttcaatgtcaggctttgtttgcatttttagcaTTCTTTGTAGAAATCACGGGACACAACTTATTGTTCGGCTGCACTGTTTTCTTTCAGACCGGAATTCGAACAATGCTTATAATCCTCCACAAAGAAACTTGAGCAAAATGAAGCCTTGTAGAATCCATGGTGCGTATCCCTCTCAGATTTTTGCACTTTGGTATTGTCACTTTGGACATAATTTAACTGAGCCGTGTTTATATGTCACAGAGTAATAATATCTAATCtacagtgtgatttttttttttcttacctttcGCCCTGCGGATTAACGGCAGAACAGCTTTGGTGACCCTGATGGTGCCCCACAGGTTTACCTCTGACACCTGTTTGTAGGTGTCCATGGAGGTGAATTCTACTTCTCCAAACGTTGCCACACCGGCGTTGTTCACCACAGCCCACAGACCTGAATCACGGACACGACAGAAGGTCAGAGTGCAGTCTGTGTCTCAGCTCTGATGCATTATAGAGTCATTTACCTCTTTCTGAGTCCTCCAAGTTGTCCTTAATAAATTCCACGGCCTTGTTCACCTGCTCTTCACTGCAGACGTCCAGCTGGACCACCTTCATGCGATCTGAGTGAAATTCCTCAAGCTCCTTCGCACCTTCTCCATCTTTATCCTGCAAGGGTGACGTCAGTAAGtcattatattaatatttaatttaatctcaAAGCTATAAAATATGCACTGATAATGAATCttgcattttattcagtttcatACAAGGTGAGAAGTCAGGGtgagctaaaaaaaactaaGCTGGTGGTTACTGATTTATTAGGGCTGCACCTGCTAAAATGCACTGCATCTCATGGGAAAAGTGTCAAccatttacattacatttggAACCAACATGCAAGGAGATCAGCACAGAGTGGGTGTAGTTATAGACTTGACAGGACAAAACTTGTCTTCTTCAGGCCTTAGGCTCTAGGCTGATTGGGGAATTGACTGAGTGCCACGTCAGAACAAATTTAGTAGAGACTTTGGCATTTGCACAGCTGATGTGTAGGACTGCAGTGTTTTTGGAAAGGTGCGCCTCTTTACTGTACATAAGACTAATCTTTGCaggattttgacatttttgccaaAGTGTCGCCCCTTTTGCTTTCCATGAATTCAGGAACTACACATCCCCATCAAGATGCCACAGTGCTGCTATTAACAGATGAATTATATTTTAACCTTACCTTAAGAAAACACCCAGCAAAGACTGTGAAGCCAAGCTTGTGCAGATGTTTGGCAAGTGCATTACCGAAGCCAGTGTCACAGCCTGTAATGAACACAGCTTTCCCTTTGACCTACACACAGGGGCACAACATAacaagattttgtcattttaaccaAGAAACACTTTAAATACAAGCACATACTGAAAGACTTGCATGAGTTTACAGCACCTTATGTGTACAAAAAAACGCCAGGgatgattaaaaacacacattgccTTGCCTACGTATCATGAAATGTATAATAAAATAGGACACCAGTAGAGTTATTAGTACAAAACAGCATCATTTCACTATTTACAACTATACTTGTAATGCTAATGCTTAACAAACGCCTTATTCAACATAACTGTAGCCTTTCTTCTATGGGATTTTGTGAGTTACGAGCCTCTCAGTTCCACATCAGGGTTCTGTGTGGCATATGTGAACGTTGCCGTTATATTTGTATAACTAATAGATGTGTTACAAGCTCACACACAAGGAAAACAGCTCATTTCCGTGTTGGATGTAACACACCACACTGGAACATTACCTCCACCAGTCCTCTGGGAATTCGAGGCGTCGCAACGTACAGCACAAAAACTGCATAGAGCACAACTATGCACTCGGTCACGCTGGTCTCCGGTAAACCCAACATCCTCATGGCCGCGTTCAGCAGAGCAGGCAGCCCGAAGCCCAACACCACGGTCAGGAACACGGAAAATGACACCAGGAGAGCCACTCGGAACACGGACAGAGGGGCCATCTTGGCGGAACGGTGTGTTTACTTTCCTGACTTAGCGGTCTACATCACCCATGGAGAGGGGTCACGGCACGCCCCCTGTTCCGCAGCAGCGCGAAAGCCGAAGAAACGTTGAATAATTTAAGAGAAAATAACCGTTAAGTAGATTACAACGGTGTTTTCAGTTAACTCGCCCGCTTTATATTATTTGTTTCGCTAAAACTAAACCGTAGGAGGCTTGTGTTTGTACGTTATGTGCCCGCGAGAACGTTCGGGTCCGTCCGGCTCGGTTCGGCTCCGAGTGACGTAAATTTCGTCAACTGGACGCATTCCGAGTCCCCACCATACAGTATATGGTCCCTACGGACAATGCCGCTAGTGCGCATGCTCAGTTGGTGTATTCGGTCAAATACCATAACGACTAGAAACCGTAACTTGTCAAacacttttattaaaaaaaaaaaaaaacaaaacccaaaacaaatcaaaatggcaaaaattgcGACATTTACACTGTTAAGACGCTGTTTTACGATGTTCTCTGTTGTCGCATGTTGTTGCAGCTGGGGAAGCCGTAAAAAGGGGCATTTTAACTTAAATGGCACGTAAACTGCTGGAAAAATATAGATTAGAATACAATAGAATAGATATtctttattgatccccaaggggaaattctgttgtGACTGTAGCAAGCACAAAGAGTAAAGTGACCACCAACACaatagaaaaacataaaatataaaataaacataatagaaaaatatttgaagatacaaaatgcacaataaaatgtttaaaaaaaaagaaaataactttaaaaataaatatatatatatgaataaaaatgtgctaaaatatatataataaatcaaaattatcaaataaatatctaaagtgaaaCAGTAAGTAGTGTCTAACCATTTAGGCCTTTGGAACCAAGTGTTTGCATATGATTCATTTGCATGCTGAACTTTAGAATCACATAAGATCGTATTTTATATCTactatatatactgtatactgcTCATAGTGTAATTATTCCAACCCTTTATATTAACATTTATCTgtctttgtattgttatttGTCTAGCACACCTTATTTTATTTCCTTACTACTTGGCATGTTCATACCACTCTGTTCATACTGTTTATTCTGTTGACACTATATCATACTGTACATACTCTTCCTACATATACTTGCCTTTGATGTTCATCTAACTTGCATACTTACACGCACTGTCAATACTGTATATATCATTGCACGTTCATGCTGCCCTTAAAGCTATTCCACCTTGACATTTTACGTTGCACTGCACTTTTACTTCTTCCTTTGCACTTCTGGCTAGATGTCAAACTGCTCAGTAGACACTGTCTGATCCCACAATGATCAGGACACAAGATAGGCTGAGCAAAGATTATACAAGGTTGGGatataaacataaaatgcaGCTCCTGCATGATGGGGGAATTTTGGCACAGTGGCCTATGGCGCACGTTGGGCGgggaaaataattttattttatgcattCTGTGGTAATTTTCAGTTGCTTTCAAAACCTGCTCGGTTTAATAATTCAGTAAATGTGGTGATCAGGAAACATTTACCACAAGAGGGAGGCAGTTTGTGGCACGTTTGGCTCCATAGTCTACATGTATGCAATGCTTAAAGGTTGACCTACTGCACATGTATGGAATGCATCCTGCAAGTGGATAAGAAGGTGCTAAATTGGAACATTCATCAGTAACGTAGTGATTATTAAATCGTCTCCTGGTGGGAAGATTCTCGAGGAACATTCCTGAAATGATGCTAATATTGTTAGAGTACTTATATTCAAAGTCAGTGTCCGATGACTTTCATATTTGGACAGTATAAATATTTCAGTATCTGAATTATTCTTTGTGTCCCCCCAAAAGTTATTCCTATTAAGATTTTGCACAGATTCTATCATTCCAATGAATTCATTCACAATTCTAGACCAGATGTCTCCCGcttaagtcattttaaatttattttacgATTGTGCTCATTACTGAAGTAACTTTTGCAATGAAATCTCCTCATTATCTGGGCTCTCAAAATGTCTTGGTCCCTAAAACAGAAAGCGTGGTCTAATTTCTGAAAGCACACACCAACTACAATTATAAACAGATAAAATTCCTGTCCTCTGGGAAAATATCATATTCACAACAACATATTTCTTCAGTATCCTCCTACTGATGTTTTATTACTTTTGACACTATATTTCTGTCCATTGGATttaaaaggagggaaaaagcTTTAGGATAACTGATCTCTTGAGAAACATTGTGGACATCATTGCCAGATGATGTCAGTTTGTTTGCAGTGTTAcgttgcacattttaaattcagattttttcttaatttctgTATTAATTGTTGTTTTACCTTGTGCAGCTCGATTTCTGGTTGTTGTATTACAGATGCTTTTTGGAATTCTCACCTAACACGCCCTCTACTGTTACTTGTATTGCAATATTATTCCATTATTTTCTTCTGTTGTCTAAATTTGTTCGTAGAGAGAGTGAAATTTCAAAGCTTcagaacagttttgtttttgaggaCATTTCCCAATTAGAATCTGAATGAAGGGACTTGTATAAGGAAGTTCAATCCAGCAGACTGGTAATTGGGGAATAATACtgtacacagaaacaaaataacacagcccaTTCACAGTCTGATTTAACAAAGTCTTGTCTTCCAGTTTACAAAAGTGTGTCAAGTTGTAGCCTACTTCTCTGAAACAAGAGCTGAATTTGTTTTTGGTCTGTCCCATAGTTtagttattgttttgttgttgttgttgttgttgttttttaaacatttttatgcacaaagaaaacatatgcacaaaaaagtaaatttactATTTCATAGAATAATCTCATTTCACTTATACTGGGatacattttttgtctgtaattcCTAAACAGACAGAATGAGAAAACTCACTTGGGAAATCAAATTTTATGCccaaatatatgtataaaacaacaacaactcacacacactgaatcAGTCAACAATCAGTTCCAACAAGAATTAcaaattttgaagaaaaatcaCTGAAGCAAATCCAGACCTTTTAATGACGTTTTTAATGTTTCCAGAAGAAAGGTTTTGTGTTGCAGCCAACATCCAGATCAAGTAAAGTTAAAAACCAAATCACCCACTGAAAAGCTGCAGGTCCAGAACTGATAGGATGGTGGCAGTAGAGAGAGCAAGACACTAAGGCACTAAGGATCTAGTGTACATGTATATAGCCACACTATGGCCTTTAGAAGCGCTGTAAACATGTTCTTATTTCTATGTTAAACAGAGGCTGTTTCAATtcaaaaacgagaaaaattagcttttgaggaaaaaaaacattaggaaGACTGCTAGGAGATGgcacagtaaaaaagaaaagaaagagaaagaagaatgTACATGTAAGTGACTGCAAATCTTAGTCACACTAATACAAAAGGCCCAGTTGAACTTTTGTTGCCATCTCCTTCATACAAAAAGAGCAATGACATGTCAAAAGTACCATAAAAAGCACATTAAGGTTATCTTGATTTTCTTCACAGTGTAACAGAACAGGTAACTGTTGCAGGGTAAACTGAATAAACACCATCTTGCATAGACAATTAAAGCCGttcatgacattttacttttctTCTTCCATTGAAATTGCACTGTCTTTGGAGTACGGAGGGGGGGATGGTGCTGGTGGAGGGAAAGACTCGGCTCATTTCTAGCTGCGAAACAGCTAGGAAGGAAGACTGCAATCTGCTGTGCAGTATTTTCTTGAAAGACCTGTGGTGACAGTCTGTTAAACTGCAAGTGCTATTTTGATATCCTGCATCATTCCTTCTTTATTTGAGAAAAACATCAAGCTTTTTCTTGATATTGTCAAACGAGTCCCTTCCCATGTAGTCGGCCTGACCTTGCTCCCATTTCTGCTTCCGTTCTTCTGAGGACATCAGGGGCTGGTGTGCCTGTGCAAGCGAAGAGCTGCTCTCGCCCTGAGAGCAAAGAGAAGAGAACCGCaggcaaacagaaaatgaatggcAGCACAGAACACACCGTTTGAGCTTACTGCTTTGTGAAAGCATCGAACTTGCCTTTCCAAATTAATGGCCACAGGCAAACACACACGAAAGCCCAGATTTTAGAGGAAGAGTAGCAGTAGCATTAAGCCGGGTGCCAACAAATTGTTGTTCAGGGCTaaactacaaaaaccaaaccGTCTTCTCCGTACCTGTTCACTCTCAAAAGTGACCACGTCACTGTACTGGAACTTCATGAGATGAATAAGAACACAGAAAAGAGTTACACCAATTACACTTAACACTTACATTTAACCAACTATAtttcaatatatatatttctgtaaTAGCCATGCAAGCACTACAACTActaaaatatcttgttttttgtcgAGCCTGATAATCAGGAAATCGTGGTCAGCATGTTGATGGTCAGTGAAGTTGGAAGCTGTAAAAAGTTGGTTATGTGACACTTTGGAGATGAAGAGAAGCTGTTCAGTTATCATCTGCTTGCATACTTAAATCATATTAATTCCTTTACAAGCTAGTCCAGTGAatgcaacattaaaataaatattataaaaaggGAAAATCAGGCATAAGGTCTACGCAAAACTGTCTGTGGGAACAGACTGACACAAGTTGTGTGCAGtataattaatcaaatatatTGAATGTTCACCCACCTCCACACATCCAGAGTGGAATGGCTGGTCTCCGTACTGCTCCTGCAGCATGGGCACCACAGCACTGGAGTACAGGATCCACCAGTCCATCAGGAAGGTGGGATGTGACGTGGCCTCATGCACACTCCCTGAAATCTGCTTGGCTTTGGGGTCAAATGTGTAACTCCATGGCTTGGTCTTCCCCAGGAAATGGACCACCTTAGCATTTCCACCATACCTAAAATAaggaattaaaataaatgaggaTTAGAATGTAGAGAAGAAACAAACACTTTGTTATGGTtgaatttattgaattattatgaaatattttctctgtttttatgatCATAAATGGACATGTAAAAATAGTAAATTTGAGTCAGCAGTGCAACCCTTAAGCCAATAGCTCTTTTATGcatgtgcttttgttttgaaaCAAGATGTGAATTGGCTACATAAGAAAATTAATTACGTAATTAATTACCAACTGGAGAGAATCAGAAGCAACAAAAACTCTGTGAGATGCACACTGGACATGTTTATTTCAGTATTATAATGATTTCCCctaaaaaaacactgcagttttgGAGAACTTTAAGCAAGTTGTCAGTGTTATAAATCTGCCTTCGGATGGTGAAACAAAATTCCTAAATAAATCTTTCTGTGAAATCCGAATCAGAAAAATACTGATTCAAGTCTGTTGCAATGTCTGAGGCTGCAGAACAGCCCTTACAGATATGGATGTCTATTTAGCATTGGCAAGCTGCATGTGCACACAAATAAACCTGAATGTCTCCCTGTggggtttgttttgttgtgtttgccaGACTCTAAGCTATTGCTGACAACTAGCAACAACTAGAGACATGTTTAACAGCCCTGTCGTCCTGATTTGGATGCCAGGAAATGCCAAACTCTAAGAGCTTGTTGATGAGATTTGTTTGTCCGAGTTGTAGAGGCAGAGGCGTGATGAGGATAGGAGGGGGAGCTTAAGACGTGGTACACAATGCCAGTCCTGGAGGCTAACATAAAAGGTCTTTAAATAAAGTGCTCTATTTTAAGCTTTGCTATCAGCTGTTGGGAGCTCAGGCTGGACATCCAACCCCGAGCTGAGGTCCGCTGAGGGACGCTCCAGCTGAGCTGCCGGAATCTTACGGCTCAACTCACTCGTAACCTGATGTCATGTCACGATGAGGCTACGTGTTCATGTGATCCCGTATCCGCTTACATCTTGGGTTTGCATCCAATACACAACGTTTCCGTCACATTGACTGACTGCTATAATACAACCCCCCAAAAGCTTAAACAGAACAACGcagcaaaatgttcaaaacagaCCTGTGATTTTGGCAATTTCACAGCAACTATGATATATTTTTGAAGAAATCATGAACTCTTgagtagacacacacacttactgcTTGAAAGCTGGAAGGTAAGTGTAGATGGCTATGCTGCTGAGGTTGTAAATGAAGGGGAGGTGCTTTGAGATGTCAGCTGTTGACCAGTCGCCGAAGTAGCCATTCAAAACACCTTGGTCTCCGCctgcacacagaaacatgcaTCAACTCATGATCATTAGGAAGACacatagcaaaaaaaataaatctcagcAAAATATATCAGATGTGATTCGACTCAGTGAAAGCACAAAGAATTTACAGCTTAAACACTGTACATCTTTACATAGATcgttaaaaaacatatatatgtatgtatcttTTCATTTATGCAAGACAGTGCAAACCCACATCACAAGGCAGCAATAGTCTTTCATTTGGTGTCCGTTAAGTCTCGTATGTCGACGATGATGAGGCTCGTAGTTATTCAGATTCCTGGAAGCAGTCCTGCAGTTCTGTTTGGATACCCATTTTCAAAATTGTAAATCTATTTTTcataaatctgtgtgtgtgcatgctgtgAGAAACTCTGCTGTGGTGGTGCAACCGTTAACTTAGCTTACTAAATGCAGCTTCAACAAAATGCTCAGTCAGGTTTGGTGTCAGTCAAACGATGAGCACACCTGTGACGACTAGATTAATTGCCGTTTCCGCTCACATCGGTCTACATTATATCTTCAGCAGTCTGCTGAAGATATAAGTCCAGACAAGCAGATACAGAAATGTTCCCACACATTCGGAACACACAACAGGGTTTCCGTCTTTCACCGCTTGTTTTGATGTAAGATGTACTAGAAGACACAGGCGGTGGCTTGCCTCACTGGGATTCCTAATTCATAAAGTATGAAGGTATGCATGTGCACAGTGTAGATTTATAGTGATCACAGTAGCTGCACAGAAGGTGAAAGAGACATCATGTACAGAACAGTCTAGTCACATGTGCTTTACCATTGACACCCTACTCCCCAGTCATTGCAACATATCAAAGATCAGGATGTTCAGATGGATCGGCACCAGTGAAGATCTATTCATCTAACAAAGATTTACTGCCTGCTGTTTGTTCACTGGCCTCCGATGCTCTGCAGTTCAAATTCATATTCTGCTTGGCAACACAGGAAGCTTTTCAATAGGCTGCAGTATGTAGCCTGTTAGCAGATGGCAGTGCTAGTTTGATTGCTCTACTTTTGTGCTTTCATCCTTCACATTAATGTCACTCAGTGCAGCTAAATGATTAAATCCCTCACTTAAACATATAATAAATAGCTGGTGGAGTTGCACATCAAAAGCAAGACAGTAACTTTTGTTGTCTTCTAACTTCTCCactaatacaataataaaatacagacaaataacccatttacatgcatttttcaaacacagcTCTGTGTTAAATGCTATTAGAGATCAATCACGGtctacacacatatatatagtatatcaTGCAACATACTTGCATTTGTGGCCCAGATTCCCATGCATGTACTGTATTTTTTGAAATTCATGAAGCAAGTTTTTTTCAGGTGCAGTAGCAGCACTAATATCAGCAATACCCAGCTCTATTCATGACCAGTCAACAATAAATAATCCAACTAGACACAAgcatttaaagcattttctctctgtgtgatgGTGGTGAACATTAACATTGCCCTCGGAGTTCCcgctcattttaaagtttgcacTTAAGTTGCCTCACTTCCTCAGGGTTCAACTGGAGGGCTGGACAGCCACTCAGCCTCGCTCAGTTTGGCTCATTCAGAGCCTTTCTCATGGCAGTGACTTACATAAACACAGAATTGGACACTGTTTGGGCTGCAAGGATACATTTGGTGTCACATACACCAGTTACACTTACAGTATATATCTGAATAGAACCTTAgcataacttttttttcccatttgacATCTCCTCTGTCACATCATCAAATCTGCAAGTGGACTGCCAGTGCGCTGAAGCTAAGCAAAAGCATGACACAAGCTCACTGACTACTGACAGTGGGTTGTTTCATCTACTGGTCATATAGTAAGTTACTGAACTGACTCTGGGACAAGATGAGATGTTGGCTGTTAATAGAACTTTCACATATGGCTCCTAAAAAGAACAGGACTGTAAAGTCTGTGAAACCGCAGACTGCTGCAgtttaaaataacacacataGCTGCTGTTTGTCCGAACCCTCAACCTCCTCTGGGGATTTCAAAACTTAATATGGGGCTGAGTGTCTTCATTTTGAGGGGATGAGCAGAGCTAAGCAAGAATGTGCATCTAACTCTGCCAGTTTGTTTTGGCAGCAGACAGCACCGAAGATACAGATGCAGAGATACAGAGCCTGAGTTCAACCACTTATTTTCTTTCCTCAACTATTCTACAGTATCATCCAAGATCTGCACAGAGACGAAGAGCTGCAGACATATATCATGTATTCCATGTAGTAGAGTGGAACTGAAATGCTAAAGGTCAAAGCAACTTCAACTCATGCCCCAGTGCACATGAAGAGACCATCCATGGCTATAAATAAGACAGCTTTAACCATTAGCATGCCATCAGGCATACAGACACTAGCATCACACTAAAAtactggataaaaaaaaaaatctaaaatgacatTGAGGAATCAATTACTATTAACTAAGAAAGGAAGTctttcttggaaaaaaataagacaatagtGTCTTTTGTATGTTGTTGTGGTTGTGATGTGCAAACTGTTACCAACAAACACTTGTTACAGCCAGAATGAGTTGGCATTTGAAAGCACCGTCCCATAATAAGCAACCTAATTGGTTTTTCCAATGAGCTCCCCCTGATGGAATCTCTTTCACAGTATCACAAGGGAAAAGGGTCGTCATTTAATGATAAAGAAATCCAGTGGCACTAACAAGCCCAACTATAAATTGTATCTTGTTTTGCTTACTCCACAACTGTTTCCTttgtttactgacattttttgaggTCATTGAACCATTAAGAAACTATGATTTAGTTAAAGTCTCTCCAGTACATCAGCAGTGATGCATCATGTAGAAATCTAActgctaatgttttttttttcttgttgtcagTAGTTACAAGGTGATCACAGACAAATTATGCTGCATTTGATGTACTTCAGAAGTGGGAGGTCGGCCCTTGTCATTGTGTCATTCTTGATGAAAACAATGGGTTTGCTTTGTTGATTTTCTCGTCAGCAGACATGTTATTCATGAATTTGTTTCAGGATTAACAAAATCTTATCTTATGTAGTTCACTTaactaaagaaacaaaaaacaaaaaaagttgcaaaatgtaTGTTgtctaacattttaaataataaactcAGAACAGAAGTTGGACTTGTGTATCTTTTAGTGTGTACGTGCTATTTTGGGGTGAATGCGGAAGTTGAAGCGGAGCAATTCTACTTGAGTTACCAAGTAGGAAATCTGGCTTCTGGTGGCCTTCTCCTTGATTTTTCCCATTCGGAGATTGGAAATTCCGAGTTCCCAGTTACCACTGAATGCAGCACTGGTTTAAGTGTACAAACAGGTGtgaaacagaattttaaaaaagcccaAGAAAGAAAAGATAGAAATAGGATCTTAAGTGTATTTTGCAATGTATATGTTGGTCAAGAAGTAATAAGACACTGTATTGCAGAAATACCAAAGACATATGTGAAACTTTGTCATCTTTACAAAGATTGTCCACAAGAGACTTTAGTAGTTTATTTTCATAGCTGTATATATgggattttctttgaaaacgtTTAAAAAGCCATAACTTATATAAAACAAATCCTCTGCTTTAAGTATGTTGACTCTCGAAAGAGAAGATTTAGATAATGAAGGTTAACAGAAGCAGGACACTGTCAAATGAGGccatacagtaacttaaaatacatcaaaacatGTAATAATTACTGTGTGGCTGAGTTATCAGATGACACATTCTTAAATTTACTCATAGGTGAAAGCTGCCAGCTGAATGCTCGCTCAACATAGCATTGTATAAGAGTTCTTTGCTATTTCAGAAAGCATGTGAAGTTCGACTGAGGTGATGTAACTGTTTATTTTAGCAGGTCCAAGTG
Encoded here:
- the gyg1b gene encoding glycogenin-1b isoform X2, with protein sequence MADQAFVTLATNDSYARGAMVLGKSLRNHNTSKKLVALIGPQVSEPCQSVLKRIYDEVRVVDVLDSGDTAHLAMMKRPDLGVTFTKLHCWTLTHYSKCVFMDADILVLSNIDELFDREELSAAPDPGWPDCFNSGVFVYRPSMETYGKLLQYCTEHGSFDGGDQGVLNGYFGDWSTADISKHLPFIYNLSSIAIYTYLPAFKQYGGNAKVVHFLGKTKPWSYTFDPKAKQISGSVHEATSHPTFLMDWWILYSSAVVPMLQEQYGDQPFHSGCVEGESSSSLAQAHQPLMSSEERKQKWEQGQADYMGRDSFDNIKKKLDVFLK
- the gyg1b gene encoding glycogenin-1b isoform X1 — encoded protein: MADQAFVTLATNDSYARGAMVLGKSLRNHNTSKKLVALIGPQVSEPCQSVLKRIYDEVRVVDVLDSGDTAHLAMMKRPDLGVTFTKLHCWTLTHYSKCVFMDADILVLSNIDELFDREELSAAPDPGWPDCFNSGVFVYRPSMETYGKLLQYCTEHGSFDGGDQGVLNGYFGDWSTADISKHLPFIYNLSSIAIYTYLPAFKQYGGNAKVVHFLGKTKPWSYTFDPKAKQISGSVHEATSHPTFLMDWWILYSSAVVPMLQEQYGDQPFHSGCVEFQYSDVVTFESEQGESSSSLAQAHQPLMSSEERKQKWEQGQADYMGRDSFDNIKKKLDVFLK
- the bdh1 gene encoding D-beta-hydroxybutyrate dehydrogenase, mitochondrial — protein: MAPLSVFRVALLVSFSVFLTVVLGFGLPALLNAAMRMLGLPETSVTECIVVLYAVFVLYVATPRIPRGLVEVKGKAVFITGCDTGFGNALAKHLHKLGFTVFAGCFLKDKDGEGAKELEEFHSDRMKVVQLDVCSEEQVNKAVEFIKDNLEDSERGLWAVVNNAGVATFGEVEFTSMDTYKQVSEVNLWGTIRVTKAVLPLIRRAKGRVVNLASMYGRMGNAMRSPYCVSKYGVEAFSDCLRYEMKTWGVKVSIIEPGNFIVATGILTRDIVASTANKLWNEAPSDVKEDYGKTHFEQHMALMRSYCNSGQRDVAPVLDDITDAVMSKRPYTRYNPIEPHWWIRAQVMTHLPAAISDLLYF